DNA from Serinus canaria isolate serCan28SL12 chromosome 13, serCan2020, whole genome shotgun sequence:
CCTGCTGGATTTTCCTGTTTAGCAGACATGTCCCTGCAAGAGGCCCTCTGAGCATCACAGGGATCTCCAGCACCATCAGGAGCTCTGCTTCTCTCCAAGGCATCGTGGCTCCTGAGGgccatcctcatcctccctgctgctgcccaaggaaaaaaatcactgctgcagctgctgctctcctagCCTGACTCCCACGCTCTGCAgagggggagaagaaggagacTGAATGTGCCCCACACCCCCAGCACTACCTCCCAGAGCCTCAATTTATCCTGGTGCCCAGAAATCACATCTGACACTGAAAAGTCTTCCTGCACACAGACCTCCCCCTCACAGGAGGGACATTCCAGCCCCAGGAAGGGACTTGGCATTAAATGGCTGCAGAGAATCATgtcttttggaaataaattgtCTCCTTTTagagagctgctctctgcagtctCTGGGAAGTGACACATTGTCACTTAAGATCATTAACTATTTGACTGTGAGGCTGCTGCCTCTACGGCACTGCACTGGCAGCACCTGGCTGttaatgaataataaattaacACCATGACTCTGAGCCCTTCCTTTCATCAGCCGAGCTTTCCAGAGGCCTGAGAATCTCAAAGGATCCTCTACAAGCGACAGTCAAGGTAATTACCTTCAACCAGCAGCTAAGTGATGGGTGAGGTGCCCATTTGGGCTCGGTGGTTGCCAGCATCCCCTGGACATCAGCTCTGTGAGCACTGGCTGCCCACAGGTTTTCTGCAGCACCCCTCAGCAATGAACCAGCGTGGGCAGCCCAGAGAAAACAGCCTGTGACATTGCTCTGGGGGGCAAAGCAGATTGCAGAAGgccttctcccagctgcaggtgagTTTTCAATCCTGCTGGCGAGGTGGAGGCAGCTTGGAACGTGACCTTCCTCACATGTTCTCTTGCTGGTGTAAGAAATTTGGGATAACCCTGGAAACTGAAACAGGGATGAGCAGCTCATTGTGCCAGCAAGACCCCTTCTGCGTGGCAGAACAGTGCCACAACACCCCAGTTACAAGTCTTGGGACTGTCTCTAATTATGTTCATGTTCAGGTTTGCCCGGGGCCTCTTCGTGCTGCCAGGCTACAAAGAGTGAGGCTGGGTGAGGCTGCAGGGAtttgagagctgcagctggggagggagaggcagctccTCTCAGCAGGCAGAGAGTGTCTGTCAGATCCCCTCAGAGCAGCAAATGCACAGGAGCACCAGGATGCATCTCCAGCCTGGGTTTTCTCTTGGAAAGCTGGATGAAGGCAGATGCCCACAAAAGCTGCCCATGGCCTTTGCAGTTGGGGTTGATGTTTTTGTAGATCAGAAcacccttctccctctcccctgcaaTTTTCCCATGAATTCCCACACCCCAGGGTTGTTGCAGTGATATAATCATGCAACATGTTAGGTAAAGCCAGAATGAGGCTAAAGGACGGTATAAATGCTGGGTCTTATTTTAATTATCAGAGGTTTCAGGGTCGATAAGAGGTTTTCAAGGGTCAGGGGTTTGGGAAGTCATCTGCCATGGGGAACATTGTTAGGGAGGAATGCTCTTTCTCAGCTGAATCCTGTAGAGAAGCTTAGCAGGCTTCAAGAGACTTCAAGGAAAGAATTCCACGGCTTctcctgcagagaaagaaatcagtACCTCAGAGACAGAACATCTGGGCTTTTACTGTTGGTCTGTCCCTCTGCACCACAGAGGGACTTCTGAACTATATTCcacatatttccttttattattgACATGTAAAGACAAGAAAAGTTCTTAATTTAAAAGACCAAATAGTCTGTAGGAAACACTTTGTTTGCTGAGAGAAAGCTCTTTTGCAAATCACTTAAGAGGAAAATGTAGAACACTATGTTGTCTCTTTACATCTGAAAGAAAGGAGTTCCTAGCAAACTCTCtctccccccccaaaaaaaaaaacaaaattacccTTACTGGTGAGAGAAAAAAGCAAGTGAAATAAAAGAACTTTACTCCTCCAGCCAGTGCCCAAGACTGATTAGCCAGTTTAAGCTAAGTTAATTCACCactgaggaggggaagagaTTTATTCCCTACGTACAGGAAGGCGTTGCAGAAGGTGCATTTGTTGGGGTAGGTGACACCATCAGACCCACAGTGGGGGACATACTCCATGGAACACATATTCCTGAAAGTCCTCTGGTTCTTGCAGTAGAGGGGTGCAGCCTGtattcacaaaataaaaaaaaaagagctctcAACCAAAGCGGGGTGAGAAAGGTGGCATTGGGAGGCCCCACACACCCCTTGAGCTGCCCCCttgctgcccagcagcaggtgctgaggacaagcccagggacagggcaggatgcAGTGGAGTGCTGCCTCCAGCCATGCAGAGCCTGGGTAACCACTGCAAATGATGCTGCAGTAACTTTGACAACAACTTGGACATGAGCTGAATGCTGCCCTACTTGTTGAAGCCATCACCAGATGAAAATGGCAATTTCACCCGATAATATCTGTGGCAAATATTGCTCAGGCAGCTGGGTGTCTCAGGATTGTGAAAGGCTCCATCATGATGTGATTAGTAAAGATTTATACAGAAACTGCTCTAAGGAAAGAAAGGATGGAGAATAGAAAAATCTGTCCCTTACCTGCAGCTGACCAGTAActggaactgaaaaaaagagaagaacaaatgaaatatgTTACAAATGTAATTCTTAGATTCTGTTAAAATCTGAGAATGCATGCCCTGAATACATATCTTCCAACTCCCTGTGTGCTAGCAAATTATTCTTAGACAAAAGGAATTTCAGGCAAAATGTTGTGCCATACTGTATGTTGATTCtgtggtatttttatttaatgaggGTTACAGTCAAAATGGAAAAAGctgtgtaaaataaaagaagagaaagccaTTTTCTATGGTTCAAAGGATGGAACAGGACATGAActcaaagcaaagcaaattatTGAGGTAAACAGGGACACAAAGCTGACAAGTACACAGAGGCAGCATCTTATATGCATTgccaatattatttttaaataagaatagTATTTAGTGAGAGGTGAATCTATAAAGCTCCTACAGCAATTCAGGCTCTTGAACTACACCTCGTTTCAGGATGACTACAAGAAATGTTCACTTTCATtcagtaaaattatttgtgtttctgcAACATTTCAGAGGTTAAGTACTGGTTGTCTGAGTCTCCGGGTTGCACCACGTACATGTCACTTCTTTCATTATGCATAAACTAGCACTGAGAGTAGAGCTGTTCCCACAGTTGTTCTTACCCACTCAGTTCTGTTGCTAAAATATTACCCCATAAGTGATAGTCTCTGATGTCAAGTCTTTTCAACACTATCTTTCTAGGAGTAAATAAGTCCTTGCAGAACGGAGCTCTTTCCAATCTGAggatgtttttttttgtggttttgaagACAGCCAGTGCTTACTCCAAGGCACAGCCACTCACCTGAGATGCAGAAAAGGGCCAgagagagcagaagcagcacccCCGTAATCTTCATGGTGGCTGGatgagctgtgagcagcagagcttggcTTTTGCTCAGGAAACCCAACCTGGATTCAGTCCTCAGGTGGCAACCACGCTTTTATGTGTGCCTGCACCActggggggtgtgtgtgtttgtgcatgtTCATATTTGCCTTATCCACCCTTATCCTGGAGCAACATTTCCAGCCTTTTGTCTCAGTGGCAGTATCAGTAGAGGTAAGCTGTGCTGCAAGCCAAGAGTGGTGTTTCTTCATCAACGGGAGTCACGAGAAGTTTAGATGTGTGAGATACACCCTCTGAGTCCTTATTTTAAGTGAAATATGTGACAGGTTCCTTCTGAAGGACCACAGAAAATTTCCTGCAGGCAGAAGAGCCGCTGTACAAACTGCTGTcagattttctctgtgttcaCCTATCActgcctggttttgttttttcatgagaaaaacaCTGAACGAAATGCTTCCATAGCGGAAAGGCTCTCcctttatttctgtgcttcacCCAAGTAAAACATCACTAAGTTATagtgaaagcaggaaaaaaatgagccAGGAAGGCAAGCAAGAGGGCATCCCAGACACTGAAATGCGTCCTGGAAAATGACAAGGGAGGGGGAAACTTTTATGGGACTAcgcaaaaaataatttacaattgTTATTTCCCCTAAATGCCATTAGCTTTGCAGTAATAGACTTTTAGTATGATGATGACAGAATGATTTGAGACCCTAGCATGGATCCTAGAAAAGCTGAACCCAGTCTGGAAATCACTGCTTCATCCATCTCTACATAAATCCTTTGTTTTACCACCAAAGCATCGCTTTTTGGGACAACCTCCATCAAGGAGAGCAAACACCCCTCTCCCTTTGATTCCCAGAAGAAATGCATGTGGGAGATATTACATTTTAGAAGGGATAAGCCCAATTTATTTATGCCTCTCTTGTGTGgatccaaaaaaaaataaataaaaccaaaccccaaTTCGATACtcaaacagaagacaaaagcaaaataaatttcatgCACAATACGCCAATGACAAGTCACACTCTCAAGAAACAGAAGGATACTTTGTCCTTGGATTTTGAAACACTGCTGAAATACTCCTTGGGCTGGCAAAGAACATTGTGTAATTGAAGACTGAGAGAAGACAAGTAGGCAGGAGTAGGCACCACACCTAGGAGGGCATTAATCTCAAAACACTTGAAGGGTGTTAAAGGACGACTCCAAGATGAGAAAAATCTGGTAATAACTCAGTTGGAGACTCAGACAAATAGACAGAGACAATGCAGGTGTCTGAACAATATGGGCTTTGCCAACAGAGTGCCCTTGAGAGAGCAGCACTTCAggtgagcacagagccagggatcAGCCCTGGGCAGTGACACCAAGGTGTGACTGGGCTTTGCTGACAAGGAAAATGCACCAGGAGCACCTGAGGAGAGACCCTCCTGTGCCACCACTTCAGCCCTGCCCAATGTCAAGCATTAAAAGGTCTGAGCACCAATGCAGGGACACTGCAGTTTATGTGCAaagacagagctctggggtTGGAGcatctgtatttaattttctgccttttacgAGAGGGAGGGGAGCAAGATTATGTTCTTGTTCTATCCCAGAGCTTTGAGCACGTAACCTATTCTGCCCAGTATCATCATCCAACAAATCAAGGCAATGTTTCATGAGAAAACACACGAAAGAAGACAGGGAAATGTTGCTGATTTAGTTTATTGAGAAATAAAATCGGGAGTGAGCTGAGTTCCCCAGAGGGTGAGATGAACTGAGGTCAGATCTTTATCTGGGAGTTTCCAGTGGGGATCCTGTGGTGAATTCTCTTGGCACTGATACTCAGCATTTTCCAAAATGGCTTAAAGTGATAGTCCCATTGCTGTCCCTGAaagcaaggagaggaaagaatgaATTAAACACAGAGTCCTGCCTGCTATAATCTATCTTTTTGATGGCTCCTAGAGATGGTGTCAGATGGGATCCTGCCCCTGAGCCAAGGAACTTGCAGACTCATAATCCCATTTGCCATTTGATTATTAAGACATGAGTGAAACAATTTAACCCATTCTTAAGACTGAAAATATCTGTGGGGAAACTACAGTGGaatttcagaaggaaaggaatttcatttcctttgcaaCATGCAAGAAAAATTCCATTTAGGTTAAATGCTCTTCCAACCATTCACACTAGCAAAGCAGCcgtagcttttttttttatgctctaatgaaaaaaataaatgaatgctTGACACGGTGGCTGTcattccctcctgccccaaatcccTAATCAACAGTAtccagcaaacaaaaaagcagtAACAGTGTAAACTTGTGCCCACAGGAGGCAACTGATAACGCAAACATCACTGATACTTGTACATACACGACTGCGTTGCAGAAGATACACTTATTGTTGTATGTTGTGTTGTCAGAGCCACAGAGAGGCATGTAGTCGAGTGAGCAGACAGGTTTGGGGTAGTCACTGCAGTCAacctgtaaaaaataaataaaaataaaagagtctGATGTGGAGGAGTCAGTAGCACAAGGGCTTGAACCCTGAGCTAGAGCTGCAGTGCTAGTGATAGCAATCTTACCAAAAGTAATTAACTTCCATGCACAGCTGATATAAACTGAGGTGCCAGTTTCTCCCATGCCAGGAGaatttaataatataaaaatagatcATAATTTCCTGTTTGAAGAGATGTATATCATAACCTGGCCATGGCatttccaagcagcagcagttcacTCAGTGAAGGTGCCGTGCTCTGTGTTCCCAAGCTGGCCaggaattaaatggaaaaacacTGGAGTCTGGAGAAATGGAGTGCTGATCCTCTGCCAAGGTCCACTATCCCTCCTGGAGTCTTAAAACTGGAAGATCAGCACATAGCTGGATACTGCAAGAGTGGGATTCTGTTTCCTGGAGCAATGGGTGCTGCACTTGCTGAGGAGCATTGTAGGGCTAAAAATGTGTCTGGGTGAAGGAAGAAATCTATCAAGGCTTACTGACTGCCAGAAATCACACCTAGCTGAAGTCCTCCACCTAAAAACAGCTGGAGTTTGGAAGGGTAGAAGTCACTTTTCTCTACATTTTGCACTCTCACTCTGCCCTGCACAATGCTaacagcccctgccagcagcagagtcTGCACCAAGTTGCCAGGGGCTAGATGGACCATTGGCTGACCCCAAAAGCCATTCTCTGTTCTCATTCACAGTTCTGCCCTGATGGATTATTTCTACTACTCTTTCACTCATCCCTTCCTGAGCAGTCACCTGCTCCTTTCCTGGCGTTCACACAAATAACATTTATTACATGtacagaaagcaaaacctctccccttctgcagcacagcagctgtttcacttctgcaggacactgctggtctgggggctgctgcagacACTGGCAGTGCTtcccctgacagcagcaggaccagaACCCAGCCCTGATCACCCAATTCACTTACTGCGACAATTTCCTTCTTACATTCACCGTCAGCCTTCTTGCCCACACTGCTTCCAGcctccctgggaagggaagagacCTGCATTAGGGAGCTCTGCAAGCAACCTGTTCTGCTGAGCCCCATCACCCAGGAATGCTGAGCAGCCTCAGGCACAATGGATGGGATACAGGAGGCACCCAGTGGAGGTGGTGCCCATGTGGCTCCAGGGACCAGCTCAGGTGGTGTCACTGCCTGGCAGAGAGCTGGTTTATAGCAAGATGTGAGGGACAAAGGTCAGGGTAGATGAGGAGACAGGCTGTGTGACAATGTCAATGCCCCCTGGGTGAGGTGCTGTCCTCTGCAAGGCAGCACCTGCCACACAGACCCTTTTAACTTAGTTAAGAGCAGCATCCTGTCCTGTGTGAGATCCCCACCCAGCCCTCTACTTCCCTATCCAGACCAAAGGCACAGCTTTCCTTCTAATGACAGAGGACAGCAAGGTTTAGTCgggaggaaaagaggagggTCAAAGTCCAAGCACCTCACAGAAGAGGCCTTGGTGGAAGCCCTGCTGTCCAAAAGAGCAgttccagaagcagcagccccaggtctCTGTGCTCAGTACTCACAGGCTCCGGGCGCAGAGCAGGCACTCGTTGTCGTAGGTGACCCAGTCGGTCC
Protein-coding regions in this window:
- the LOC103817345 gene encoding ovomucoid-like isoform X2, which translates into the protein MKITGVLLLLSLALFCISVPVTGQLQAAPLYCKNQRTFRNMCSMEYVPHCGSDGVTYPNKCTFCNAFLRSRGILSLKSLEAC
- the LOC103817345 gene encoding serine protease inhibitor Kazal-type 6-like isoform X1 — protein: MKITGVLLLLSLALFCISVPVTGQLQAAPLYCKNQRTFRNMCSMEYVPHCGSDGVTYPNKCTFCNAFLYVGNKSLPLLSGELT